Proteins co-encoded in one Williamwhitmania taraxaci genomic window:
- a CDS encoding GTP 3',8-cyclase MoaA produces MYDPYNRNISYLRISVTDRCNLRCQYCMPEEGVAMLPHAEILTFDEIVEVVKFAVALGVYKIRLTGGEPLVRRGIVDLVRMIAGVNGITDLAMTTNGILLSEFAKDLKNAGLNRVNVSLDTLNPDHFREITRGGDIQKVFDGIKAAKAVGLSPIKLNAVVKGHSRTDDADLLRKFASDNGLEVRFIKQMSLEDGSFSVVEGGEGGDCNFCNRIRLTANGFVKPCLFNNLGYSVRELGPREALYSAIRNKPESGTTNTSGEFYNIGG; encoded by the coding sequence ATGTACGATCCATATAATAGAAATATCTCATACCTGCGCATCTCGGTTACCGATAGGTGTAACCTTCGATGCCAATACTGCATGCCGGAGGAAGGTGTGGCAATGCTGCCGCATGCCGAGATTCTCACCTTCGACGAAATTGTGGAGGTGGTTAAGTTCGCTGTTGCCCTTGGAGTTTATAAGATACGTTTGACCGGAGGCGAGCCGTTGGTTCGTCGCGGTATTGTCGACTTGGTTCGAATGATTGCAGGGGTCAATGGAATTACCGATTTAGCGATGACCACCAATGGGATATTGCTATCGGAGTTTGCAAAGGATCTCAAGAATGCCGGATTGAATCGGGTGAATGTCAGCCTTGATACGTTGAATCCGGATCATTTTCGCGAGATAACACGAGGTGGAGATATTCAGAAGGTTTTTGATGGTATTAAAGCAGCCAAGGCGGTGGGCCTATCACCCATAAAGTTGAACGCCGTGGTAAAGGGTCATTCCCGCACCGATGATGCTGATTTGCTCCGTAAATTTGCTTCGGATAATGGGTTGGAGGTTCGATTTATAAAGCAAATGAGCCTGGAGGATGGCAGCTTTTCTGTGGTGGAAGGTGGCGAGGGAGGCGATTGTAACTTCTGTAACCGCATTCGGCTTACGGCTAATGGCTTTGTTAAGCCCTGTCTCTTCAATAACTTGGGGTATAGCGTAAGAGAACTTGGACCTCGCGAGGCGCTTTACAGTGCCATCCGCAATAAACCCGAGAGCGGAACAACTAATACCAGCGGAGAGTTTTATAATATTGGAGGATAA
- the moaC gene encoding cyclic pyranopterin monophosphate synthase MoaC — MSLSHIDDKGKANMVDVGHKPQQIREAKAIGFIHLNKEAISQVLENCNKKGDVLTVAEIAGIQAAKRTSDLIPLCHTLLLTKVDVTATLMETGVEVASLARCIGQTGVEMEALMGASVALLTIYDMCKAVDKTMVIENVHLVEKTKIDL, encoded by the coding sequence ATGAGTCTATCACATATCGACGACAAGGGCAAGGCCAACATGGTGGACGTGGGGCACAAACCCCAGCAAATACGCGAGGCGAAAGCCATTGGCTTTATTCATCTAAACAAAGAGGCCATTAGCCAAGTGCTTGAGAACTGCAACAAAAAGGGCGACGTGCTTACTGTGGCCGAGATTGCGGGCATTCAGGCGGCCAAGCGCACGTCCGATCTTATTCCACTTTGCCACACGCTGTTGCTTACCAAGGTAGATGTAACGGCGACTTTAATGGAGACGGGTGTTGAGGTTGCCAGCCTTGCTCGGTGTATTGGGCAGACTGGTGTGGAGATGGAGGCTCTTATGGGTGCCAGTGTGGCGCTGCTCACCATTTACGATATGTGCAAAGCGGTAGATAAGACAATGGTAATTGAAAATGTGCACCTTGTTGAAAAAACAAAGATAGATTTGTAA
- a CDS encoding MOSC domain-containing protein: MMVKKTELKVISVNISKKKGEIKLPVSKIVLNAQGVVGDAHAGDWHRQVSILGKESFDAFQKQAGRMPAWGEFAENITTEGMEVFKTHPGDRFTCGKVVLEVTQIGKKCHGDGCAIFREVGSCVMPKEGIFTRVIHAGTILPGDILEFSPKVYKALVVTLSERASSGVYEDLSGPAVIKQLESYFSALGLSHDVDYRLIPDNEQLLREVLTKAKNDEVSVVITTGGTGVGPRDITPEVVSSLLDKEIPGIMEMIRLKYGAEKPNALLSRGVAGLMGETFVYTLPGSVKAVNEYMDEITKTLHHLFIMRMGIDAH; encoded by the coding sequence ATGATGGTTAAGAAAACAGAGTTGAAGGTAATTTCGGTAAATATCTCCAAAAAAAAGGGCGAGATAAAGTTGCCCGTATCTAAGATTGTGCTCAACGCACAGGGTGTAGTGGGCGATGCCCACGCCGGTGATTGGCACCGACAGGTTAGCATACTAGGAAAGGAGAGCTTCGACGCATTCCAAAAACAAGCTGGACGCATGCCCGCTTGGGGCGAGTTCGCCGAGAACATCACCACCGAGGGTATGGAGGTTTTTAAGACCCATCCCGGCGACAGGTTTACCTGCGGCAAGGTTGTGCTGGAGGTAACCCAGATAGGTAAGAAGTGCCACGGCGATGGTTGCGCTATATTCCGTGAGGTTGGTTCGTGCGTTATGCCCAAGGAGGGGATTTTTACAAGGGTTATCCATGCCGGAACAATTCTGCCAGGCGATATCCTTGAGTTTAGCCCTAAGGTTTATAAGGCGCTAGTGGTTACCCTTAGCGAGAGGGCAAGCAGCGGAGTTTATGAGGATCTTAGTGGACCTGCAGTTATAAAGCAGCTGGAATCTTACTTCTCGGCACTGGGGCTTTCGCATGATGTCGATTATCGATTAATTCCCGATAATGAGCAACTTCTTCGTGAAGTCCTCACCAAGGCCAAAAATGACGAGGTTAGCGTGGTAATTACAACCGGTGGAACAGGTGTGGGCCCCCGTGATATTACCCCCGAGGTTGTAAGTAGCCTGCTCGATAAGGAGATTCCGGGAATCATGGAGATGATACGCCTAAAGTATGGCGCCGAAAAGCCCAATGCACTGCTCAGCCGTGGCGTTGCCGGATTGATGGGCGAAACCTTTGTGTATACCCTCCCGGGTAGCGTTAAGGCCGTAAATGAGTATATGGACGAAATCACCAAAACACTTCACCATCTCTTTATTATGAGGATGGGGATTGATGCGCATTAG
- a CDS encoding TonB-dependent receptor plug domain-containing protein — MKKGIVVGFVLLVNLGYAQTIVKDTVSLDEVVITGSKIEISRKLVPMSLSQISRQDIENSGQINVLSAMNSYAPGVFVTERNLLGFGVSTGGSGSITIRGVSGSPNTDVLVLIDGHPQYQGIFGHPLPDAYVASDVEKVEIIRGPASILYGSNAMAGVVNIITKKQREDGVTLNLGAAYGSYNTQKYYGTVGYKKKKLSLFASANHDQTDGIRSNTDFVITNSFTKIGYQINRHFDVYADLSLAKFNANDNGPDFKPAPFNIDITRGKTSLSVENRFDKSSGALKVYHNFGTHDLSDGWHSTDRNSGVMLYQTLRVFAKSSITSGVDFKQYGGKGNSGKAKDMLKTVNELAFYTYAQQTLFEKVTFSAGLRIENSSAYGNELIPMAGFSYNPTGNTTFKGSISKGFRSPTIMELYFFAPNPELQPERMISYEISWLQTFFSKRLNVELTAYVEKGNNLIQVVGQFPNVKRENVETFSNQGIEFSATYRFTHNLSLSANYSFLDLDKPVVAAPRQQVNCSVNYRYKIWTVNVSTQHIEKLYTSTTPEITANYTLLNSRVSVNPVKNIDVFVSGNNLLNQKYEINHGYLMPGIYYNVGLNLRF, encoded by the coding sequence ATGAAAAAAGGAATTGTAGTTGGTTTTGTTCTACTGGTGAATCTGGGTTATGCTCAAACCATCGTTAAGGATACAGTTAGTCTCGATGAGGTGGTTATCACTGGTTCGAAAATTGAAATTTCCAGAAAGCTTGTCCCTATGTCTCTTTCACAAATTTCGAGACAGGATATTGAAAACAGCGGACAGATCAATGTTTTGTCGGCAATGAATAGTTATGCCCCCGGAGTTTTCGTTACGGAACGAAATTTATTGGGGTTTGGGGTTTCTACGGGTGGTTCGGGTTCAATCACTATTCGGGGAGTAAGTGGTTCGCCCAATACCGATGTTTTAGTCTTAATTGATGGACATCCACAGTATCAGGGAATCTTTGGACATCCATTGCCCGATGCTTATGTGGCTTCTGATGTCGAAAAGGTAGAGATTATTCGTGGGCCTGCATCCATTCTGTATGGTTCAAATGCAATGGCCGGCGTAGTGAATATTATTACGAAAAAGCAGCGCGAAGATGGGGTAACGTTAAATTTAGGCGCAGCCTATGGTTCGTATAATACTCAGAAGTATTACGGAACTGTCGGCTATAAAAAGAAAAAGTTAAGCCTGTTTGCCTCGGCCAATCACGACCAAACCGATGGGATTCGCTCAAATACCGATTTTGTTATTACCAATAGCTTTACTAAAATCGGATATCAAATCAATCGTCATTTCGATGTTTATGCCGATTTAAGTCTGGCGAAGTTTAACGCCAATGATAACGGACCCGATTTTAAACCTGCTCCTTTTAATATCGATATTACTAGAGGGAAAACCTCCTTGTCGGTCGAAAACAGGTTTGATAAATCATCGGGAGCACTCAAAGTTTATCACAATTTTGGAACACACGATTTATCCGACGGATGGCATTCCACCGATCGAAACAGTGGAGTAATGCTCTATCAAACCTTACGCGTATTCGCCAAATCAAGCATAACCTCCGGTGTCGATTTTAAGCAATACGGTGGGAAAGGAAATAGTGGTAAGGCAAAGGATATGCTTAAAACCGTAAATGAGTTGGCTTTTTACACCTATGCACAACAAACTTTATTTGAGAAGGTTACTTTTAGCGCAGGTTTGCGCATCGAGAATAGTTCAGCTTATGGGAATGAACTAATACCCATGGCAGGATTCTCCTACAATCCGACAGGAAACACAACCTTTAAAGGTTCTATTTCAAAAGGTTTTCGTAGTCCAACCATTATGGAACTCTATTTCTTTGCTCCAAACCCCGAGTTACAACCGGAGAGGATGATCAGCTATGAAATTAGCTGGCTGCAAACATTTTTCAGTAAGCGGTTGAATGTAGAGTTGACCGCATACGTGGAAAAAGGCAATAACTTGATCCAAGTAGTTGGGCAATTTCCAAATGTTAAAAGGGAAAATGTGGAAACCTTTTCAAATCAAGGTATCGAGTTTTCTGCTACCTATCGCTTCACACATAATTTGTCGCTTAGTGCAAACTACAGCTTTCTCGATTTAGATAAACCTGTTGTTGCAGCACCACGCCAGCAAGTTAACTGTAGCGTAAATTACCGATATAAGATTTGGACGGTAAATGTATCAACACAGCATATCGAAAAACTATACACTTCCACTACACCCGAAATTACTGCGAATTACACCCTTCTAAACTCAAGGGTGTCAGTAAACCCGGTCAAGAATATTGATGTTTTTGTGTCGGGGAATAACTTGTTAAACCAGAAATATGAAATCAATCATGGCTATCTAATGCCTGGGATATATTATAATGTAGGGCTAAATCTGCGCTTTTAA